In the Thermotoga sp. genome, TCCGGAAAGGATCGTGGTACTCGATGGAAACAGAACCGCGGAGGAGATACACAAGATGGTGGTGAAAGAGATCGAAAGAAGGTGGAAGTTTGATAATTAAACTGGCACTGATCGAACTAAAGAGGATCTTCAAAAGAAGAATGTCCCTCATAACGATCGCCATCACACCGGTACTGGTGGTGTTGATTTCTCTTTTTTTCATGCAGAGCTACAACCTTCAATCAATGAAACTGGGGATATACAACGAAGACAACAGTATCTGGTCTTCTCTCATCATGAGGTTCATCGGCACCATTCTGAGGCAGGAAAACATCGTCAAAGTCGGGAAAGATTACGAAGAACTCCTGAAAGAAGGGAAACTCAATGCGGTTATCGTCATACCAAAGGGGTTTGCAGTAAAGCTCTACGCCAAACAGCCAACTCGGATGATCTTCATACCGAGTCCCGTCGATCTTCACCTGGCCGCCGCTATTTACAACGTTCTGGATTCCATCCTCGAAGACTTTCAGGGAAGCGCCTTTTTCGATCCAAAGGTTCTGAAGTACATCTTCACCGAGTCGGAGTATCCCGTTCCCAGGTTGGCATTGAAGGATTCCACCCTCAGATTCTCCGATCTTGTTTCACCGTTCATCATATTCTTCACTGGAATCCTGATAACGGTCTCCCTGGCGTGCGTCTCTACTTTTTTGGACAGAGAGAAGAACCTCCATGAGATGTTTCTCGTGTACAACCTTCCGTGGTGGGAGTACGCCTTGGGGAAGATCGTTGCTTACACCGTCCTTGGTGTGTCTGTCTCGATGATGGCATACGTACTCATAAGGATTCTCACCGAAAGTAACATGAGTTTTGC is a window encoding:
- a CDS encoding ABC transporter permease, producing MIIKLALIELKRIFKRRMSLITIAITPVLVVLISLFFMQSYNLQSMKLGIYNEDNSIWSSLIMRFIGTILRQENIVKVGKDYEELLKEGKLNAVIVIPKGFAVKLYAKQPTRMIFIPSPVDLHLAAAIYNVLDSILEDFQGSAFFDPKVLKYIFTESEYPVPRLALKDSTLRFSDLVSPFIIFFTGILITVSLACVSTFLDREKNLHEMFLVYNLPWWEYALGKIVAYTVLGVSVSMMAYVLIRILTESNMSFA